One segment of Amycolatopsis alba DSM 44262 DNA contains the following:
- a CDS encoding NDP-hexose 2,3-dehydratase family protein has protein sequence MTRSPSTLPCPAPPVAVRPRDPRDHAERIALSAATTDGAHMRTEDVRAWIAERREANVFHVERIPFAELDLWGFDDVTGNIVHRSGRFFSIEGLHVVEADGPHGDGPYREWQQPVIKQPEVGILGILGKEFDGVLHFLMQAKMEPGNPNMVQLSPTVQATRSNYTKAHGGTNVKLIEYFAPPDPERVIVDVLQAEQGSWFLQKSNRNMIVETVGDVPMWDDFCWLTLGQIAELMHEDLTINMNARSVLSCLPYPDEAPGALFSDVQLLSWFTNERSRHDVRAVRMPLKDVRGWKQGVEAIEHEDGHYFKVLAVAVKGSNREKVTWTQPLIESVGPGLIAFLVRDFGGVPHVLVHARADGGFLDTVELAPTVQCTPQNYLHLPAESRPPFLDAVLGAPRSRIRYEAVHSEEGGRFLSVCARYLAIEAEDTVEAPPGYAWVTPAQLTALTRHGHYVNVEARTLLACLNAATAQPRGGA, from the coding sequence ATGACAAGGAGTCCTTCGACACTGCCTTGCCCCGCCCCGCCGGTCGCGGTACGTCCCCGTGACCCCCGCGACCACGCGGAGCGCATCGCACTGTCCGCCGCGACGACCGACGGCGCGCACATGCGGACCGAGGACGTCCGCGCCTGGATCGCCGAACGCCGTGAGGCCAACGTCTTCCACGTCGAACGCATCCCCTTCGCCGAGCTGGACCTGTGGGGCTTCGACGACGTCACCGGCAACATCGTGCACCGGAGCGGACGGTTCTTCAGCATCGAGGGACTGCACGTGGTCGAGGCCGACGGCCCGCACGGCGACGGCCCCTACCGCGAGTGGCAGCAGCCGGTCATCAAACAGCCGGAAGTCGGCATCCTCGGCATCCTCGGCAAGGAGTTCGACGGCGTCCTGCATTTCCTGATGCAGGCCAAGATGGAGCCGGGGAACCCGAACATGGTGCAGCTCTCGCCGACCGTGCAGGCGACGCGCAGCAACTACACCAAGGCACACGGCGGCACGAACGTGAAGCTGATCGAATACTTCGCCCCGCCCGACCCCGAGCGGGTCATCGTCGACGTGCTCCAGGCGGAGCAAGGCTCGTGGTTCCTCCAGAAGTCCAATCGCAACATGATCGTCGAGACCGTCGGCGACGTGCCGATGTGGGACGACTTCTGCTGGCTCACCCTCGGCCAGATCGCGGAGCTGATGCACGAGGACCTGACGATCAACATGAACGCCAGGAGCGTGCTGTCGTGCCTGCCGTACCCGGACGAGGCTCCCGGCGCGCTGTTTTCCGACGTCCAGCTCCTGTCGTGGTTCACCAACGAGCGTTCGCGCCACGACGTGCGTGCCGTCCGGATGCCGCTGAAGGACGTGCGTGGCTGGAAGCAGGGCGTCGAAGCGATCGAGCACGAGGACGGCCACTACTTCAAGGTCCTCGCGGTCGCCGTCAAGGGCAGTAACCGCGAGAAGGTCACCTGGACCCAGCCGTTGATCGAATCCGTCGGGCCGGGGCTCATCGCGTTCCTCGTGCGCGACTTCGGCGGCGTACCGCATGTTCTGGTGCATGCCCGCGCCGACGGCGGCTTCCTCGACACGGTCGAGCTGGCGCCGACCGTCCAGTGCACACCCCAGAACTACCTGCATCTGCCCGCGGAGAGCCGCCCGCCCTTCCTGGACGCCGTCCTCGGCGCGCCGCGATCGCGGATCCGTTACGAGGCGGTGCATTCCGAAGAAGGCGGCCGTTTCCTCAGTGTCTGTGCCCGCTATCTCGCGATCGAGGCGGAGGACACGGTCGAGGCCCCGCCCGGCTACGCCTGGGTCACCCCGGCCCAGCTCACCGCGCTCACCCGGCACGGGCACTACGTCAACGTCGAGGCCCGCACGCTCCTCGCCTGCCTCAACGCCGCGACGGCCCAGCCGCGGGGAGGTGCCTGA
- a CDS encoding dTDP-4-dehydrorhamnose 3,5-epimerase family protein: MQARKLAVEGAFEFTPQVFHDDRGSFVSPFQEKAFTEAYGGPLFPVTQTNHSRSKRGVVRGIHYTTTPPGTAKYVYCASGKALDIVVDIRVGSPTFGRWDAVLLDQEYHRAMYFPVGVGHAFVALEDNTVMWYLLSTPYDVRNELALSVLDPALGLPIDPGVEPILSDRDQLAITLAEAERQGLLPDYATSVDLERRLTRDLIS, translated from the coding sequence GTGCAAGCACGCAAACTCGCTGTCGAGGGCGCATTCGAGTTCACCCCCCAGGTGTTCCACGACGACCGGGGCTCGTTCGTCTCGCCGTTCCAGGAAAAGGCCTTCACCGAAGCCTACGGCGGCCCGCTCTTCCCGGTGACGCAGACGAATCACAGCAGGTCCAAACGCGGTGTGGTGCGGGGAATCCACTACACGACGACACCGCCCGGTACCGCGAAGTACGTCTACTGCGCAAGTGGCAAGGCGTTGGACATCGTGGTCGACATCCGCGTCGGCTCGCCGACGTTCGGCCGGTGGGACGCGGTTCTGCTGGACCAGGAGTACCACCGGGCGATGTACTTTCCCGTCGGCGTCGGCCACGCGTTCGTAGCGCTCGAGGACAACACCGTCATGTGGTACCTGCTTTCCACGCCCTACGACGTGCGGAACGAACTCGCCCTCTCGGTCCTGGATCCCGCACTCGGCCTGCCGATCGACCCCGGTGTCGAACCGATCCTGTCCGATCGGGACCAGCTGGCGATCACGCTCGCCGAGGCGGAGCGACAGGGGCTGCTGCCGGACTACGCCACCAGCGTGGATCTCGAACGGCGCCTGACTCGTGACCTGATCTCGTGA
- a CDS encoding DegT/DnrJ/EryC1/StrS family aminotransferase, whose protein sequence is MTTRVWDYLAEYETERLDLLDAVETVFNSGQLVLGASLRGFESEFAAYHGAGHCVGLDNGTNAIKLALQALGVGPGDEVITVSNTAAPTVVAIDGTGATPVFVDVREDDFLMDTSQVEAAITERTKCLLPVHLYGQCVDMAPLKALAAKHGLSLLEDCAQAHGARQNGTIAGTTGDAAAFSFYPTKVLGAYGDGGAAITSDEAVDRKLRRLRYYGMEERYYTVETPAHNSRLDEVQAEILRRKLKRLDAYTVARRAVAARYAEGLGDTELKLPRTVPGNEHVYYVYVVRHPRRDEIIERLKAYDIHLNISYPWPVHTMTGFAHLGYETGSLPVTEKLATEIFSLPMYPALSPDLQDKVIHAVREVLSSL, encoded by the coding sequence ATGACCACGCGTGTTTGGGACTACCTGGCCGAATACGAGACGGAGCGGCTCGATCTGCTGGACGCGGTCGAGACGGTCTTCAACTCGGGGCAGCTCGTGCTGGGCGCGAGCCTGCGCGGCTTCGAGTCGGAGTTCGCCGCGTACCACGGGGCCGGGCACTGCGTCGGCCTCGACAACGGGACGAACGCGATCAAGCTAGCCCTGCAGGCGCTGGGTGTCGGACCGGGCGACGAGGTGATCACCGTGTCGAACACCGCCGCCCCGACCGTGGTCGCCATCGACGGCACCGGCGCCACCCCGGTCTTCGTCGACGTCCGCGAGGACGATTTCCTGATGGACACGAGCCAGGTCGAGGCCGCGATCACCGAGCGCACCAAATGCCTGCTGCCCGTGCACCTGTACGGCCAGTGTGTGGACATGGCCCCGCTGAAGGCGCTCGCCGCGAAGCACGGACTGTCTCTTTTGGAGGATTGCGCCCAGGCGCACGGCGCCCGGCAGAACGGGACGATCGCAGGCACGACCGGCGACGCGGCCGCGTTCTCCTTCTATCCCACCAAGGTGCTCGGCGCGTACGGCGACGGTGGCGCGGCCATCACGTCCGACGAAGCCGTGGACCGGAAGCTGCGACGGTTGCGCTACTACGGCATGGAAGAGCGCTACTACACGGTGGAGACGCCCGCCCACAACAGCCGTCTGGACGAGGTCCAGGCAGAGATCCTGCGGCGCAAGCTCAAGCGTCTCGACGCGTACACGGTGGCCCGCCGCGCCGTCGCCGCCCGCTATGCCGAGGGGCTGGGCGACACCGAGCTGAAGCTCCCGCGAACCGTTCCCGGCAACGAGCACGTGTACTACGTGTACGTGGTGCGGCACCCGCGACGCGACGAGATCATCGAGCGGCTCAAGGCGTACGACATCCACCTGAACATCAGCTACCCGTGGCCGGTGCACACCATGACCGGCTTCGCCCACCTCGGCTACGAGACGGGTTCCCTGCCGGTCACCGAGAAACTGGCCACCGAGATCTTCTCGCTGCCGATGTACCCCGCGCTTTCCCCCGACCTGCAGGACAAAGTGATCCACGCGGTCCGCGAAGTGCTGTCCAGCCTCTGA
- a CDS encoding cation:proton antiporter, translating into MLLSLPAPVAPIAAHSLLIFLLQVGLLLLLAVVLGRLAARFGMPAVVGELVVGVILGPSLLAWAAPGLHGWLFPAVSEQYHLLDAVGQIGVILLVGFTGMQMDMGLLRRRRGAAAGVGLGGLIVPLGLGIGAGYVLPKMLVPEGTDITVFALFLGVALCVSAIPVIAKTLMDMKLLHRNVGQLTLAAGAIEDAFGWFMLSIVSAMAVTAVSAGAVLLSLAYLIGVVVFALTIGRPLVRGVLRTAAKSDGPGLTVSAAVVLILLASAGTQALGLEAIFGAFLCGILISTAGKVEPAKLAPLRTVVLAVFAPVFFATAGLRMDLTALIRPPVLLTGLAVLALAIIGKFVGAYAGARLSGLNKWEGLALGAGLNARGVIEIVVAMVGLRLGILSVEIYTIIILVAIVTSLMAPPILRFAMKRVEQTAEEEVRETEHRAWTSHQEQPL; encoded by the coding sequence GTGCTTCTCTCGCTTCCGGCGCCGGTCGCCCCGATCGCCGCCCACAGTCTCCTGATCTTCCTGCTGCAGGTGGGTCTGCTGCTCCTGCTCGCCGTCGTCCTCGGACGGCTGGCGGCCCGGTTCGGGATGCCGGCGGTGGTCGGTGAGCTGGTCGTCGGGGTGATCCTCGGTCCGTCGCTGCTGGCGTGGGCCGCACCGGGGCTGCACGGCTGGCTTTTCCCCGCCGTCAGCGAGCAGTACCACCTTCTCGACGCCGTCGGCCAGATCGGGGTCATCCTCCTGGTCGGTTTCACCGGTATGCAGATGGACATGGGCCTGCTCCGGCGGAGGCGTGGCGCGGCGGCCGGAGTGGGCCTCGGCGGCCTGATCGTCCCTCTCGGACTGGGCATCGGCGCGGGGTACGTCCTGCCCAAGATGCTGGTTCCCGAAGGCACGGACATCACCGTCTTCGCGCTGTTCCTCGGTGTGGCGTTGTGCGTCAGCGCCATCCCGGTCATCGCCAAGACCCTGATGGACATGAAACTGCTGCACCGCAATGTCGGGCAGCTCACGCTCGCCGCCGGCGCGATCGAGGACGCCTTCGGCTGGTTCATGCTGTCCATCGTCAGCGCGATGGCGGTCACCGCCGTGTCCGCGGGCGCCGTGCTCCTCTCGCTCGCTTACCTGATCGGCGTCGTCGTCTTCGCGCTCACCATCGGCAGGCCGCTGGTCCGGGGCGTGCTGCGCACCGCGGCGAAATCCGACGGTCCGGGGCTCACCGTCTCCGCCGCCGTCGTCCTGATTCTCCTGGCCTCGGCCGGAACGCAGGCTCTCGGTCTGGAAGCGATCTTCGGGGCGTTCCTCTGCGGCATCCTGATCAGCACCGCGGGCAAGGTGGAACCGGCGAAACTAGCCCCGCTGCGCACCGTCGTCCTCGCCGTCTTCGCGCCGGTCTTCTTCGCCACGGCCGGATTGCGGATGGATCTCACCGCGCTGATCCGCCCGCCGGTCCTGCTCACCGGCCTGGCGGTGCTCGCACTGGCCATCATCGGCAAGTTCGTCGGCGCGTACGCCGGCGCGCGGCTCAGCGGCCTGAACAAATGGGAAGGGCTCGCGCTCGGCGCGGGGCTGAACGCGCGTGGCGTCATCGAAATCGTGGTGGCCATGGTGGGGCTGCGGCTGGGCATCCTCAGCGTCGAGATCTACACGATCATCATCCTCGTCGCGATCGTCACCTCGCTGATGGCGCCGCCGATCCTGCGGTTCGCGATGAAGAGGGTGGAGCAAACCGCCGAAGAAGAGGTGCGGGAGACCGAGCACCGGGCGTGGACTTCGCATCAGGAACAACCGCTGTAG
- a CDS encoding cytochrome P450: protein MQTTKTVDLGDPDLYTSLDRHVRWREYAAEDAMVWSEPGSSPTGFWSVFSHRACAAVLGPNAPFTSEYGMMIGFDRDHPDRSGGQMMVVSEQDQHRKLRKLVGPLLSRAAARKLSDRVRAEVRGVLDRVLDGEVCDVAAAIGPRIPAAVVCEILGVPAEDQDMLIDLTNHAFGGEDELFDGMTPRQAHTEILVYFDELISARRASPGDDLVSTLLSDGELSIDDVVLNCDNVLIGGNETTRHAITGAVHAFATVPGLLEEIRDGSADVDTVVDEVLRWTSPAMHVLRVTSDDVTINGRDLPAGTPVVAWLPAANRDPAVFDDPDTFRPGRKPNRHIAFGHGMHHCLGSALARIELAVVLREVAERVSRVELVKEPAWLRAVVVQGYRELPVRFTGR from the coding sequence ATGCAGACGACGAAGACCGTCGACCTCGGCGATCCCGATCTGTACACGAGCCTGGACCGCCACGTCCGGTGGCGGGAGTACGCGGCGGAAGACGCGATGGTGTGGAGCGAGCCGGGCAGTTCCCCCACCGGTTTCTGGTCGGTGTTCTCGCATCGGGCGTGCGCCGCGGTGCTCGGGCCGAACGCCCCGTTCACCTCCGAGTACGGGATGATGATCGGCTTCGACCGCGACCACCCCGACCGCTCCGGCGGCCAGATGATGGTGGTGTCCGAACAGGACCAGCACCGCAAACTGCGCAAGCTGGTCGGGCCGCTGCTGTCCAGGGCGGCCGCGCGGAAACTGTCGGACCGGGTGCGGGCCGAGGTGCGCGGCGTGCTCGACCGGGTGCTCGACGGCGAGGTGTGCGACGTGGCCGCCGCGATCGGCCCGCGCATCCCCGCCGCGGTCGTCTGCGAAATCCTCGGGGTCCCCGCCGAGGACCAGGACATGCTCATCGACCTGACCAATCACGCGTTCGGCGGCGAGGACGAGCTTTTCGACGGGATGACGCCGCGGCAGGCGCATACCGAGATCCTCGTCTACTTCGACGAATTGATCAGCGCGCGCCGCGCGAGCCCCGGCGACGATCTCGTCAGCACGCTGCTGAGCGACGGCGAACTCTCGATCGACGACGTGGTTCTCAACTGCGACAACGTGCTGATCGGCGGCAACGAGACCACCCGGCACGCGATCACCGGCGCGGTGCACGCGTTCGCCACCGTGCCCGGCCTGCTGGAGGAGATCCGGGACGGGAGCGCGGACGTCGACACCGTGGTGGACGAGGTGCTGCGCTGGACCTCGCCCGCGATGCACGTGCTCCGGGTGACGAGTGACGACGTCACGATCAACGGCCGCGACCTGCCCGCCGGTACGCCGGTGGTCGCGTGGCTGCCCGCCGCGAACCGGGATCCGGCCGTCTTCGACGATCCCGACACGTTCCGGCCGGGGCGGAAACCCAATCGCCACATCGCTTTCGGCCACGGCATGCACCATTGCCTCGGCTCCGCGCTCGCGCGGATCGAGCTGGCGGTCGTGCTGCGGGAGGTGGCAGAGCGGGTTTCGCGGGTGGAGCTCGTGAAGGAACCGGCCTGGTTGCGCGCGGTCGTCGTCCAGGGATACCGGGAGCTTCCGGTGCGGTTCACCGGTCGCTGA
- the dpgB gene encoding enoyl-CoA-hydratase DpgB: MVTRNEVNGGPVLRFDGARPLSAAAVEEIDALCDRAEDHRGTGPVIVHVTGAPPADWAKGLAVGLVSKWERVVRRFERLGRLTVAVASGECAGMALDLVLAADVRIAEPGTTLRLSWAGGGTWPGMTVYRLTEQAGAAGIRRAVLLGTPIGTDRALALSLIDEVSADPAKTLAELAEVTDGAETAIRRQLIFEAGSATFEEALGAHLAAADRALRREAKP; this comes from the coding sequence ATGGTGACGCGTAACGAAGTGAACGGCGGACCGGTGCTGCGTTTCGACGGTGCCCGGCCGTTGTCGGCCGCGGCGGTCGAGGAGATCGACGCCCTCTGCGATCGTGCCGAGGACCATCGCGGCACGGGTCCGGTCATCGTCCACGTCACGGGCGCCCCGCCCGCGGACTGGGCGAAAGGGCTGGCCGTCGGCCTGGTGTCCAAATGGGAGCGGGTCGTGCGCCGGTTCGAGCGGCTCGGCAGGCTCACGGTCGCGGTGGCGTCGGGGGAGTGCGCCGGGATGGCGCTGGACCTCGTCCTCGCGGCCGATGTGCGGATCGCCGAACCCGGCACCACGCTGCGCCTCTCCTGGGCCGGGGGCGGCACCTGGCCGGGGATGACCGTGTACCGGCTGACCGAACAGGCGGGCGCGGCGGGCATCCGGCGGGCCGTGCTGCTCGGGACCCCGATCGGCACCGACCGCGCGCTCGCCCTCAGCCTCATCGACGAGGTGTCCGCGGATCCGGCGAAGACACTGGCCGAACTGGCCGAGGTCACCGACGGCGCCGAGACGGCGATCCGGCGGCAGCTGATCTTCGAAGCGGGCTCGGCCACCTTCGAGGAGGCGCTCGGCGCTCACCTGGCCGCGGCGGATCGGGCCCTGCGACGGGAAGCCAAGCCGTGA
- the dpgA gene encoding 3,5-dihydroxyphenylacetyl-CoA synthase DpgA — translation MTALAESAEALSVFTGLTEITRFAGVGTAVSESSYSQAELLDILDIEDPKIRSIFLNSAIDRRFLTLPPEGPGGARASEPQGDLLDKHKKIAVDMGCRALEACLKSAGATLSDLRHLCCVTSTGFLTPGLSALIIRELGIDPHCSRSDIVGMGCNAGLNALNVVSGWSAAHPGELGVVLCSEACSAAYALDGTMRTAVVNSLFGDGSAALAVVSGDGRVPGPRVLKFASYIITDAVDAMRYDWDRDQDRFSFFLDPQIPYVVGAHAEIVIDRLLSGTGLRRSDIGHWLVHSGGKKVVDAVVVNLGLSRYDVRHTTGVLRDYGNLSSGSFLFSYERLADEDVARPGDYGVLMTMGPGSTIEMALIQW, via the coding sequence ATGACTGCTCTAGCCGAATCAGCCGAAGCCCTTTCCGTCTTCACCGGGCTGACCGAGATCACCAGGTTCGCCGGCGTGGGAACCGCGGTCTCCGAGTCGTCCTATTCGCAAGCCGAACTGCTCGACATCCTCGACATCGAGGATCCCAAGATCCGGTCGATCTTCCTCAACAGCGCGATCGACCGCCGTTTTCTCACGCTGCCGCCGGAGGGTCCCGGCGGCGCCCGCGCTTCGGAGCCGCAGGGCGACCTCCTCGACAAGCACAAGAAGATCGCCGTCGACATGGGATGCCGGGCGCTCGAAGCCTGCCTGAAGTCGGCGGGCGCGACGCTTTCGGATCTGCGTCACCTGTGCTGCGTCACGTCGACCGGGTTCCTGACTCCCGGCCTGAGCGCGCTGATCATCCGCGAGCTGGGCATCGACCCGCACTGCAGTCGTTCGGACATTGTCGGCATGGGGTGCAACGCCGGCCTGAACGCGCTCAACGTGGTCTCCGGCTGGTCCGCGGCGCATCCCGGTGAGCTCGGCGTCGTCCTGTGCAGCGAGGCCTGTTCCGCCGCCTACGCGCTGGACGGCACGATGCGGACCGCGGTGGTCAACAGTCTTTTCGGCGACGGATCCGCGGCTCTCGCGGTCGTCTCCGGCGACGGCCGGGTGCCCGGCCCCCGTGTCCTGAAGTTCGCGAGTTACATCATCACCGACGCGGTCGACGCGATGCGCTACGACTGGGACCGCGACCAGGACCGGTTCAGCTTCTTCCTCGATCCGCAGATCCCGTACGTGGTCGGCGCGCACGCCGAGATCGTCATCGACCGGCTGCTGTCCGGTACCGGGCTGCGCCGCAGCGACATCGGCCATTGGCTGGTGCACTCCGGCGGCAAGAAGGTGGTCGACGCGGTCGTCGTCAACCTCGGCTTGAGCCGGTACGACGTCCGCCACACCACCGGTGTGCTGCGTGACTACGGGAACCTCTCCAGCGGCTCCTTCCTCTTCTCCTACGAGCGCCTCGCCGACGAGGACGTCGCTCGTCCGGGGGATTACGGCGTGCTCATGACCATGGGGCCTGGCTCCACGATTGAAATGGCGCTTATTCAATGGTGA
- the hppD gene encoding 4-hydroxyphenylpyruvate dioxygenase — translation MSSQESTQNFEIDHVEMYVANLEVAASGWMDKYGFTAAATDRSADHRSVTLRQGPIALVLTEPTSDRHPGATYLQTHGEGVADIALRTPDVAAAFEAAVKAGAQPIREPGERAGSVTATVSGFGDVVHTLVQRDVTGETPDAFRGRGALELLAIDHFAVCLNAGDLGPTVAFYERALGFKQIFEEHIVVGAQAMNSTVVQSASGEVTLTLIEPDKTADPGQIDDFIKEHHGAGIQHIAFTSPDAVLAVKELSSRGVEFLKTPDAYYDLLGERIELETHSLDDLRATKLLADEDHGGQLFQIFTASTHPRKTIFFEIIERQGAGTFGSSNIKALYEAVELERTGQSKLGPARR, via the coding sequence TTGTCTTCGCAAGAAAGCACGCAGAATTTCGAAATCGACCACGTGGAGATGTACGTGGCCAACCTCGAGGTGGCCGCGTCCGGCTGGATGGACAAGTACGGCTTCACCGCCGCCGCCACGGACCGGTCCGCCGACCACCGGAGCGTGACCCTGCGGCAGGGCCCCATCGCGCTGGTCCTCACCGAGCCGACTTCGGACCGCCACCCTGGCGCGACCTACCTCCAGACCCACGGCGAGGGAGTGGCCGACATCGCGCTGCGCACCCCGGACGTGGCCGCCGCCTTCGAAGCCGCGGTGAAGGCGGGGGCGCAGCCCATCCGTGAACCGGGCGAGCGCGCGGGGTCGGTCACGGCCACCGTCAGCGGTTTCGGGGATGTCGTGCACACCCTGGTCCAGCGGGACGTCACCGGCGAGACGCCGGACGCCTTCCGCGGCAGGGGAGCACTGGAACTGCTCGCGATCGACCACTTCGCGGTCTGCCTCAACGCGGGGGATCTCGGCCCCACGGTGGCGTTCTACGAGCGCGCCCTCGGGTTCAAGCAGATCTTCGAGGAGCACATCGTCGTCGGCGCCCAGGCGATGAACTCCACCGTCGTGCAGAGCGCGTCGGGCGAGGTCACCCTCACCCTGATCGAGCCGGACAAGACCGCCGACCCCGGCCAGATCGACGACTTCATCAAGGAACACCACGGGGCGGGCATCCAGCACATCGCCTTCACCAGCCCGGACGCGGTCCTCGCGGTCAAGGAGCTTTCCTCGCGCGGGGTGGAATTCCTGAAGACGCCGGACGCCTACTACGACCTGCTCGGCGAGCGGATCGAACTGGAAACCCATTCGCTCGACGATCTGCGGGCGACGAAACTGCTCGCCGACGAGGACCACGGCGGCCAGCTGTTCCAGATCTTCACCGCCTCCACGCATCCGCGGAAGACCATCTTCTTCGAGATCATCGAGCGGCAGGGCGCGGGGACCTTCGGCAGCTCCAACATCAAGGCCCTGTACGAAGCCGTGGAGCTGGAGCGGACCGGACAGAGCAAGCTCGGCCCCGCCCGTCGATGA
- a CDS encoding NAD-dependent epimerase/dehydratase family protein, which translates to MKTITVLGASGFVGSAVLHALARRPIRLRAVARRRCTPPPGRAETTVVTADLTDRAALADAVEDSDAVVYLLLGDGGWRAAEGAERVNVGVLRDLVEIIGDGDGPPPVVVFAGTVLQVGVPPREPLDGSEPDRPVAPYDVQKLVAEQLLMKATADGRVRGISLRLPTVFGETAAEGANQDRGVVSAMVRRALEGLPLTVWGDGTVRRDLVHVDDVASAFTAALDHPDPLVGGHWLIGAGRGDPLGEVFRLVAKEMSGHTGKSPVEVTCVEPPPHAPETDLRSLTIDSTPFRAITGWRPEVSLSDGVRRTVAALTSSVHGKVRT; encoded by the coding sequence TTGAAGACGATCACCGTGCTCGGCGCGTCGGGTTTCGTCGGCTCGGCCGTCCTGCACGCGCTGGCACGGCGGCCGATCCGGCTGCGGGCCGTGGCGCGCAGGCGGTGCACACCCCCGCCCGGCCGGGCCGAGACCACGGTCGTCACCGCCGATCTCACCGACCGTGCGGCGCTCGCCGACGCCGTCGAGGACTCGGACGCGGTCGTGTACCTGCTTTTGGGAGACGGCGGCTGGCGCGCGGCCGAGGGCGCCGAACGCGTGAACGTGGGGGTGCTCCGGGACCTCGTCGAGATCATCGGCGACGGCGACGGGCCGCCACCGGTGGTGGTGTTCGCCGGCACCGTCCTGCAGGTCGGCGTGCCGCCGCGGGAGCCGCTCGACGGGAGCGAGCCCGACCGGCCGGTGGCTCCCTACGACGTGCAAAAGCTCGTGGCGGAACAGCTGCTCATGAAGGCCACGGCCGACGGCCGGGTGCGCGGGATCAGCCTGCGGCTGCCGACGGTCTTCGGCGAGACCGCGGCCGAAGGCGCGAACCAGGACCGCGGCGTGGTGTCCGCCATGGTGCGGCGGGCGCTCGAAGGACTGCCGCTCACCGTCTGGGGCGACGGCACCGTGCGCCGCGATCTCGTCCACGTCGACGACGTCGCGTCGGCGTTCACCGCGGCACTGGATCATCCGGATCCCCTGGTGGGCGGGCACTGGCTGATCGGCGCGGGCCGGGGTGATCCGCTGGGCGAGGTCTTCCGGCTCGTGGCGAAGGAGATGTCCGGGCACACCGGGAAAAGCCCGGTGGAGGTGACCTGCGTGGAACCGCCGCCGCACGCGCCCGAGACGGATCTCCGAAGCCTCACCATCGATTCCACGCCGTTTCGGGCGATCACCGGCTGGCGCCCGGAGGTCTCGCTGTCCGATGGGGTACGTCGCACTGTCGCCGCTTTGACGTCATCAGTTCATGGAAAGGTTCGCACATGA
- a CDS encoding alpha-hydroxy acid oxidase has protein sequence MTHVCLDDLERAARAALPGEIWDFLAGGSGAETSLEANRAALERIFVIPRMLRELTGDTVGTELFGRRATLPVAVAPVAYQRLFHPDGELAAARAARDAGVPYTICTLSSVPLEEIAAVGGRPWFQLYWLRDEKRSLELVRRAEDAGCEAIVFTVDVPWMGRRLRDLRNGFALPDSVTAANFDAGGAAHRRTSGQSAVADHTAREFAPATWESVEAVRAHTDLPVVLKGILAVEDATRAVDAGVGGIVVSNHGGRQLDGAVPGIEMLGEIAAALSGWDGELLLDGGIRGGGDILKAIALGASAVLIGRPAMWGLAAGGEDGVRQALDLLTVEFRNALGLAGCDSVSAARRLGTRVSRHN, from the coding sequence ATGACCCACGTCTGCCTGGACGATCTCGAACGCGCGGCGCGGGCCGCCCTCCCCGGCGAGATCTGGGACTTTCTCGCCGGGGGCAGCGGCGCGGAGACCTCCCTGGAGGCCAACCGCGCCGCGCTGGAGCGGATCTTCGTGATCCCCCGGATGCTGCGTGAGCTGACCGGCGACACCGTCGGGACCGAGCTTTTCGGCCGCCGTGCCACGCTGCCGGTGGCTGTCGCGCCCGTCGCGTACCAGCGGTTGTTCCACCCCGACGGCGAACTCGCGGCGGCACGCGCCGCCCGTGACGCCGGCGTGCCGTACACCATCTGCACGCTGAGCAGTGTCCCGCTGGAGGAGATCGCGGCCGTCGGCGGACGGCCCTGGTTCCAGCTGTACTGGCTGCGCGACGAGAAACGCTCACTGGAACTCGTCCGCCGCGCGGAGGACGCCGGCTGCGAGGCCATCGTGTTCACCGTCGACGTGCCGTGGATGGGACGGCGGCTGCGAGATCTGCGGAACGGGTTCGCGCTGCCGGATTCCGTGACGGCGGCCAACTTCGACGCGGGCGGGGCCGCGCACCGCCGGACCAGCGGGCAGTCTGCGGTGGCGGACCACACCGCCCGCGAATTCGCCCCGGCCACCTGGGAATCCGTCGAGGCCGTCCGTGCGCACACGGACCTTCCGGTGGTGCTCAAGGGGATCCTCGCGGTCGAGGACGCGACCCGCGCCGTCGACGCGGGAGTCGGCGGGATCGTGGTGTCCAACCACGGAGGCCGTCAGTTGGACGGTGCCGTGCCGGGAATCGAGATGCTGGGCGAGATCGCCGCCGCCCTGTCCGGCTGGGACGGCGAACTGCTGCTCGACGGCGGGATCCGCGGCGGCGGCGACATCCTCAAGGCGATCGCGCTGGGGGCGTCGGCCGTCCTGATCGGACGGCCCGCGATGTGGGGGCTCGCCGCGGGCGGCGAGGACGGCGTCCGGCAGGCGCTCGACCTGCTCACCGTCGAATTCCGGAACGCGCTGGGCCTCGCGGGTTGTGACTCGGTGAGCGCGGCCCGACGGCTGGGCACGCGGGTTTCCCGCCACAACTGA